Proteins encoded together in one Mycoplasma miroungirhinis window:
- a CDS encoding glycine--tRNA ligase, producing the protein MLNKDKNIQEIINHLKVSGFVYQDSEIYGGVINTWDYGPLATNMLNALKNQWIQSFIFDEENNYQIDSKIIMNPMVWKASGHLDNFSDFLIENKINQKRYRADHILKDLFKDLDVEKMTFEEMEHKIKQEVLEYDGVKCDWTDIRPFNLMFKTQAGAIDNTASTTYLRPETAQGIFLNFKNVLRTMRPKLPFGIGQIGKSFRNEITPRDFIFRTREFEQMELEFFCFENQDEFFYKYYIDKCHNFCLKNGLKAESIRIRTHEKEELSHYSKGTTDIEFLFPFGWGELMGIANRGNYDLNQHIKFSNENLSYLTENNEHIVPYVIEPSMGLDRLLFAILVDAYEVETLENNDQRIILKTTYKICPYQVCVMPLVKKLNDHSKEIYKHLKSKGIRVSYEESGSIGKRYRRQDAIGTYFSITFDYDSLNDNKVTIRNRDTMQQTRIDIRDIELYLERYNDR; encoded by the coding sequence ATGTTAAATAAAGATAAAAATATTCAAGAAATAATTAATCATTTAAAAGTATCAGGATTTGTATATCAAGATTCTGAAATATATGGAGGGGTAATTAATACATGAGATTACGGACCTCTTGCTACTAATATGTTAAATGCTTTAAAAAATCAATGAATTCAAAGTTTTATTTTTGATGAAGAAAATAATTATCAAATTGATTCAAAAATAATAATGAATCCAATGGTTTGAAAAGCTAGTGGACATTTAGATAATTTCAGTGATTTTTTGATTGAAAATAAAATTAATCAAAAAAGATACCGTGCTGACCATATTTTAAAAGATCTTTTTAAAGATTTAGATGTGGAAAAAATGACTTTTGAAGAAATGGAACATAAAATCAAACAAGAAGTTTTAGAATATGATGGAGTTAAGTGTGATTGAACAGACATTAGACCTTTTAATTTAATGTTTAAAACTCAAGCTGGTGCAATTGATAATACAGCAAGTACAACATATTTAAGACCAGAAACTGCACAAGGAATTTTTTTAAATTTTAAAAATGTATTAAGAACTATGAGACCTAAATTACCTTTTGGAATAGGTCAAATTGGAAAAAGTTTTCGTAATGAAATAACACCTAGAGATTTTATTTTTAGAACTAGAGAATTCGAACAAATGGAATTAGAATTCTTTTGCTTTGAAAATCAAGATGAATTTTTTTACAAATATTACATTGATAAATGTCATAACTTTTGTTTAAAAAACGGTTTAAAAGCTGAATCAATTAGAATAAGAACTCATGAAAAAGAAGAATTAAGTCATTATTCAAAAGGAACTACTGATATTGAATTTTTATTTCCATTTGGTTGAGGAGAATTAATGGGAATTGCTAATCGTGGAAATTATGATTTAAATCAACATATCAAATTTTCAAATGAAAACTTATCTTATTTAACAGAAAATAACGAACATATTGTTCCATATGTAATTGAACCTTCTATGGGTCTAGATCGTTTATTATTTGCTATTTTAGTTGATGCATATGAAGTAGAAACATTAGAAAATAATGATCAAAGAATTATTTTAAAAACAACATATAAAATATGTCCATATCAAGTTTGTGTTATGCCACTGGTTAAAAAACTTAATGACCATAGTAAAGAAATTTATAAACACTTAAAATCAAAAGGTATTCGTGTTTCATATGAAGAATCCGGTTCTATTGGAAAACGTTATCGTAGACAAGATGCAATTGGAACGTATTTTTCAATTACTTTTGACTATGATTCACTAAATGATAACAAAGTAACGATAAGAAATCGAGATACAATGCAACAAACAAGAATTGATATAAGAGATATTGAATTATATTTAGAAAGATATAATGATAGATAA
- the ffh gene encoding signal recognition particle protein yields MFDFIGNKIQKSIEKMNKKTIITEDDITEIIREIKLSLLEADVNLEVVKSFTKEVKRKILESGKIGNLNAQQTVIKIFSEELINILGKKTISIEVTKKPLTILMIGLQGSGKTTTTAKLAAYLRKKKIIENPLLVGADIYRPAARDQLEGLAKQINTDFFSQNINNAVEIAQNSITLAKQNQNDAIIIDTAGRLSIDENLMEELIKIKKITNPDYIFLVIDAMSGQDVINVANTFNEKLKVNGIIITKLDSDARGGAALSITHLLHIPILFIGTSEKISGLEIFHPDRMANRILGMGDVLSLIEQAENNIDENKAKKLSQRFLSGQFSLDDLMDTMSQIKKLGKMTKIIKMIPGLANKINEEQINSAEQKFTTYQILINSMTKQERKNPKLLKIAERKQRILKGSGRSSREYNLLLTDYERMSKQMKEMSSGRGGFNLGNIGGLGNLF; encoded by the coding sequence ATGTTTGACTTTATAGGTAATAAAATACAAAAATCAATTGAAAAAATGAATAAAAAAACTATCATAACTGAAGATGATATAACTGAAATTATAAGAGAAATTAAATTATCTTTACTTGAAGCTGACGTTAATTTAGAAGTTGTAAAAAGTTTTACAAAAGAAGTAAAAAGAAAAATCTTAGAAAGCGGAAAAATAGGAAATTTAAACGCTCAACAAACAGTTATTAAAATTTTTAGTGAAGAATTAATTAATATTTTAGGTAAAAAAACTATATCAATTGAAGTAACAAAAAAACCACTTACAATTTTAATGATTGGTTTACAAGGTAGTGGAAAAACAACTACAACTGCAAAATTAGCAGCATATTTAAGAAAGAAAAAAATTATTGAAAATCCACTTTTAGTTGGTGCTGATATTTATCGTCCTGCTGCTCGAGATCAACTTGAAGGTTTAGCAAAACAAATTAATACTGATTTTTTTAGTCAAAATATTAATAATGCAGTAGAAATTGCACAAAATTCAATAACATTAGCAAAACAAAATCAAAATGATGCAATTATAATTGATACTGCAGGACGTCTGTCAATTGATGAAAATTTAATGGAAGAATTAATAAAAATTAAAAAAATAACAAATCCTGATTACATCTTTTTAGTAATTGATGCAATGAGTGGTCAAGATGTAATTAATGTTGCAAATACTTTTAATGAAAAATTAAAAGTTAATGGGATAATTATTACTAAATTAGATTCTGATGCTCGTGGTGGGGCTGCACTAAGTATTACTCACTTGTTACATATTCCAATTTTATTTATTGGAACAAGTGAAAAAATTTCTGGTTTAGAAATTTTTCATCCTGATAGGATGGCAAATAGAATCTTAGGAATGGGTGATGTCTTAAGTTTAATTGAACAAGCTGAAAACAATATTGATGAAAATAAAGCCAAAAAATTATCGCAAAGATTTTTATCTGGTCAATTTAGTTTAGATGATTTAATGGATACAATGTCACAAATTAAAAAATTAGGTAAAATGACTAAAATAATTAAAATGATTCCAGGATTAGCAAATAAAATTAATGAAGAGCAAATCAATAGCGCAGAACAAAAATTTACAACATACCAAATTTTAATTAATTCAATGACTAAACAAGAAAGAAAAAATCCTAAATTACTAAAAATAGCGGAAAGAAAACAAAGAATTTTAAAAGGTTCAGGTAGATCATCTCGTGAATATAATTTACTTTTAACTGATTATGAAAGAATGTCAAAACAAATGAAAGAAATGTCTAGCGGTAGAGGTGGATTTAATTTAGGTAATATTGGTGGATTAGGTAACTTATTTTAG